Proteins from one Acidobacteriota bacterium genomic window:
- the kynU gene encoding kynureninase — protein MSDGYAPSSRSEAVQLDADDPLLEFRDRFILPEGIVYLDGNSLGPPMHGTIARVNEVLEGEWGAHLVESWTRHDWIDLPERVADAIAGLIGAGADEIAVADSTSVNIFKLLGAALRLRPGRRTILSEKGNFGTDLYIAQGLANLLGNGTTLRMVGRSEIASALDDTVAVLMLTHVDFRTGERHDMQELTAAVHGAGALVLWDLAHSAGAMPVDLTGNEADLAVGCGYKYLNGGPGAPAFAFVARRHHPRLNSPLWGWMGHDAPFEFDSAYRPAGGVGRLRVGTPPILSLVALECGVAGVSEIGVERLRAKSVALTECFINLVERDCREYDLEIVTPRESHLRGSQVSLRHPDGYPIMQALRAAGVIGDFRVPDLLRFGFAPAYVRFVDVWDSVSALREIMGSERWKDAAFQKPSKVT, from the coding sequence ATGAGTGATGGGTACGCTCCCTCCTCTCGAAGCGAAGCCGTTCAGCTCGACGCGGATGACCCGCTGTTGGAGTTTCGCGACCGCTTCATTTTGCCGGAGGGCATCGTCTACCTGGATGGCAATTCTCTCGGCCCGCCGATGCACGGCACGATCGCGAGAGTCAATGAGGTGCTGGAGGGCGAGTGGGGTGCCCACCTTGTCGAGAGTTGGACCCGACACGACTGGATCGATCTGCCGGAGCGCGTTGCCGACGCGATCGCGGGTCTGATCGGCGCCGGGGCGGACGAGATCGCAGTCGCCGACTCGACGTCGGTGAACATCTTCAAGCTGCTCGGTGCGGCGTTGCGCCTGCGGCCCGGAAGACGGACCATCCTTTCGGAAAAGGGGAATTTCGGAACCGACCTCTACATCGCTCAGGGATTGGCAAATCTGCTCGGCAACGGGACGACCCTGCGGATGGTGGGGCGGTCGGAGATCGCGTCGGCCCTGGATGACACAGTCGCGGTTCTGATGCTCACCCACGTCGATTTCCGTACCGGTGAGAGGCACGACATGCAGGAGTTGACCGCGGCGGTACACGGGGCCGGTGCACTGGTTCTCTGGGACCTGGCGCACTCCGCTGGCGCGATGCCGGTCGATCTCACGGGCAACGAGGCGGATCTCGCCGTGGGTTGCGGCTACAAGTACCTCAACGGCGGACCTGGGGCGCCAGCATTCGCATTTGTTGCGCGACGCCATCACCCACGGCTGAATTCCCCGTTGTGGGGCTGGATGGGCCACGACGCGCCCTTCGAGTTCGATTCGGCCTACCGCCCGGCGGGCGGGGTTGGCAGGCTGCGCGTCGGCACGCCTCCGATTCTCAGCCTGGTTGCCCTCGAGTGCGGGGTGGCCGGAGTGTCCGAGATTGGCGTCGAAAGGTTGCGGGCGAAGTCAGTGGCACTGACAGAATGTTTCATCAACCTGGTGGAGAGGGACTGCAGGGAATATGACCTCGAGATCGTCACGCCGCGCGAATCACATCTTCGCGGGAGCCAGGTCTCTCTTCGACACCCGGACGGGTATCCGATCATGCAGGCGTTGCGAGCGGCGGGCGTGATTGGCGATTTCAGGGTGCCGGATCTCCTCCGCTTCGGTTTCGCTCCAGCCTACGTACGCTTCGTCGACGTGTGGGATTCGGTGTCGGCCCTGCGTGAAATCATGGGCTCCGAGAGGTGGAAGGATGCCGCTTTTCAGAAACCATCCAAGGTGACATGA
- a CDS encoding alpha/beta hydrolase produces MTAAELGALPHPAADHRLRYGNEPSQFGELRLPPTLGPHPVVIVIHGGCWLAEYGLDYMSAFSDALAAAGAATWSIEYRRVGDQGGGWPGTFVDVGRAADHLREIAPQYDLDLDRVAAVGHSAGGHLALWLAGRAGLERDDPLRGSLPIRLSGVVTQAGIPDLASYTSPDGCGSAVPGLLGGDPPFPLQLLRRSSPVEMLPLGVDTTLVIGDRDTIVPSSQARSFADAARRMGETVVVTEIAGAGHFELVDPSHPGFRVIREAIFGILAR; encoded by the coding sequence ATGACAGCAGCTGAGTTGGGTGCTCTGCCGCATCCCGCAGCGGATCATCGACTCCGCTACGGCAATGAACCGTCACAGTTTGGCGAGCTGCGGCTGCCGCCAACACTCGGACCGCACCCGGTGGTGATCGTGATCCACGGCGGCTGCTGGCTGGCCGAGTACGGTCTCGATTACATGTCCGCCTTTTCCGACGCCCTGGCCGCAGCCGGAGCCGCTACCTGGAGCATCGAGTACCGGCGGGTGGGGGACCAGGGAGGTGGCTGGCCAGGGACATTCGTCGACGTCGGGCGGGCCGCGGACCACCTGCGAGAAATTGCGCCACAGTACGATCTCGATCTCGATCGAGTCGCTGCGGTCGGCCATTCGGCTGGTGGACACCTGGCCCTGTGGCTCGCAGGCCGCGCCGGGTTGGAGAGGGACGATCCGCTTCGTGGGAGTTTGCCAATCAGGCTGAGCGGTGTCGTTACACAGGCCGGAATCCCGGATCTTGCGTCATACACATCCCCGGACGGCTGCGGATCGGCGGTGCCGGGTCTGCTTGGCGGAGATCCCCCTTTTCCGCTGCAACTGCTGCGACGCTCCTCGCCGGTGGAGATGTTGCCTCTAGGGGTCGACACGACGTTGGTCATTGGTGATCGCGACACGATCGTGCCCTCGAGTCAGGCGCGATCGTTTGCCGATGCGGCGCGGCGGATGGGTGAGACGGTGGTGGTCACCGAGATCGCCGGTGCCGGTCATTTCGAGCTGGTGGATCCTTCCCACCCGGGGTTCCGCGTGATTCGGGAAGCAATTTTCGGCATCCTCGCGCGCTGA
- a CDS encoding Lrp/AsnC ligand binding domain-containing protein, whose product MVNAIVLLKLKRDRINQVAEELADLEGISEVYSVAGQYDLVAIIRARDDAHIARLVTEELLQAEGVESSETLIAFRTYSRHDLDGMFSVGLD is encoded by the coding sequence ATGGTCAACGCAATCGTTCTTCTCAAGCTGAAACGCGACAGAATCAACCAGGTGGCGGAGGAACTCGCTGACTTGGAAGGGATCTCGGAGGTCTACTCGGTTGCCGGCCAGTACGACCTTGTAGCGATCATTCGGGCTCGCGACGACGCCCACATCGCGAGGCTCGTCACCGAGGAGTTGCTGCAGGCCGAAGGAGTCGAATCCTCTGAAACTCTGATCGCATTTCGGACCTACTCTCGCCACGATCTCGATGGCATGTTTTCGGTCGGCCTCGACTGA
- a CDS encoding aminotransferase class V-fold PLP-dependent enzyme yields the protein MAEILTESELAQRWMLDPDVIFLNHGSFGATPIAVLEEQARIRHRIETEPLQFFDHHYLDELDRARAVLGEFLGATTDGLAFLTNATTGVNTVLNNIRLQEGEELLVTDHEYNACRNAINAAAERAGARVLVVRIPFPLASEDEVVERILDGISERTRLLLVDHVTSQTGLVLPIGRLVREVQGKGVDVLVDGAHAPGMVSLDLDALGAAYYTGNCHKWLCAPKGAAFLYVRADLVEGLRPLVISHGANAGAETRSRFHLEHDWTGTRDPSAWLAVPSALREMESMVEGGWEAVLRRNRKLVLKGRESLCETLGIDPPCQESMIGSLASLPLPAGDDGSVNELFPFDRLQERLFTDFRIEVPVISWPSPPNRVIRISAQLYNRPEQYEMLGEALRVLLEI from the coding sequence ATGGCTGAAATTCTCACGGAATCTGAGCTCGCGCAACGCTGGATGCTCGATCCGGACGTGATTTTCCTCAACCACGGGTCGTTCGGGGCGACGCCCATCGCGGTGCTCGAGGAACAGGCGCGGATTCGCCACCGGATTGAGACCGAGCCGCTCCAGTTCTTCGATCACCATTACCTCGACGAGCTCGACCGCGCGCGAGCTGTCCTTGGCGAGTTCCTCGGAGCGACGACCGACGGCCTCGCATTCCTGACGAATGCCACAACCGGTGTCAACACCGTCCTCAACAACATCCGGCTGCAGGAGGGTGAAGAGCTGCTGGTCACGGACCACGAGTACAACGCCTGCCGCAACGCGATCAACGCAGCCGCAGAGCGCGCCGGGGCGCGAGTCCTCGTCGTGCGGATCCCCTTTCCGCTGGCGAGCGAAGACGAGGTGGTGGAGAGGATTCTGGATGGGATCTCGGAAAGGACGAGGCTGCTGTTGGTCGATCACGTGACGAGCCAGACCGGCCTCGTGCTGCCGATCGGTCGGCTGGTCCGTGAGGTACAGGGGAAAGGTGTCGATGTGTTGGTCGACGGCGCCCACGCACCGGGGATGGTGAGCCTCGACCTGGATGCCCTGGGTGCGGCCTACTACACCGGAAACTGTCACAAATGGCTGTGCGCACCGAAGGGGGCGGCATTCCTCTATGTGCGGGCCGATCTCGTCGAAGGTCTCAGACCACTGGTCATCAGCCACGGCGCCAACGCTGGAGCCGAAACCAGATCCCGTTTCCACCTGGAGCATGACTGGACCGGCACGCGCGACCCGAGTGCCTGGCTTGCGGTGCCGTCGGCGTTGCGCGAAATGGAGTCGATGGTCGAGGGGGGGTGGGAGGCCGTACTGCGTCGTAACCGAAAGCTCGTTCTAAAGGGTCGCGAATCGCTGTGCGAGACGCTCGGTATCGACCCACCATGTCAGGAATCGATGATCGGAAGCCTCGCATCCCTTCCCTTGCCGGCGGGTGACGACGGCTCGGTCAACGAGCTATTCCCATTCGATCGGTTGCAGGAACGCCTGTTCACCGATTTTCGAATCGAGGTGCCGGTGATCTCGTGGCCGTCACCACCCAACCGCGTGATTCGAATTTCGGCACAGCTCTACAACCGCCCAGAGCAGTACGAGATGCTAGGGGAGGCGCTCCGCGTGCTGCTCGAGATCTGA